The following proteins are encoded in a genomic region of Dyadobacter sp. UC 10:
- a CDS encoding dienelactone hydrolase family protein → MESESNERSGEIARRAFLKAAIQTAALPVIFDIQNADGKPNAADSINVNNLSPKMLSEKSVIGSYGSWADSLLPEVPPLSFRNPKHIDLKSWQKEALAKTKELVASPVKGKAPKVTVEKKYVFDGLEIEELSWELGYGRPTKAVFMKPTGVTKPLPAVLGLHDHAGMKYFGYRKIVKTPGDQHPILKEHQKTDYGGKAWANELAKLGYAVLVHDTFAFGSRRVMYDDTLGLNWGAVNTTGKSDQDPEKIENIEAYNTWSSEHEHVMSKSLFCAGTTWPGVFLSEDQVALDILSSRKDVDPDRIGCGGLSGGGLRTVYLGGLDPRIKCAVCVGFMTTWTDLILNKSFNHTWMTYTPLLPQFMDFPEILGLRVPMATLVQNNNQDQLYTLPEMKKADQILTEVYKKAKAPEKYAAKFYDGPHKFDAEMQKDAFEWFGKWLA, encoded by the coding sequence ATGGAATCAGAATCAAATGAAAGGTCCGGTGAAATAGCGAGAAGAGCATTTTTAAAAGCAGCTATTCAAACTGCTGCGTTGCCGGTAATATTTGACATCCAGAATGCTGATGGGAAACCGAATGCGGCAGATTCAATTAATGTAAATAATTTATCTCCGAAGATGTTGTCAGAAAAAAGTGTGATTGGGAGTTACGGATCATGGGCTGATTCTCTACTGCCTGAAGTACCTCCGTTGTCTTTTAGAAACCCAAAACATATAGACCTGAAAAGCTGGCAGAAAGAAGCATTGGCAAAGACAAAAGAGTTGGTAGCCAGTCCTGTAAAAGGTAAAGCTCCAAAAGTCACAGTTGAAAAAAAGTACGTTTTTGACGGACTTGAGATCGAAGAATTATCCTGGGAGCTGGGTTATGGTAGACCAACAAAGGCAGTCTTCATGAAACCAACGGGAGTTACGAAGCCGCTGCCTGCCGTATTAGGACTGCACGACCATGCCGGTATGAAATATTTTGGGTATCGCAAGATTGTGAAGACTCCGGGAGATCAGCATCCAATTCTTAAGGAACACCAGAAAACCGATTATGGGGGGAAAGCCTGGGCAAACGAGCTTGCGAAACTGGGATATGCGGTTCTTGTACACGACACATTCGCGTTCGGCAGCAGGCGGGTCATGTACGATGATACATTAGGCTTGAATTGGGGCGCCGTAAATACGACAGGGAAAAGCGATCAGGATCCAGAAAAAATTGAAAATATTGAAGCTTACAATACATGGTCATCCGAGCACGAGCATGTCATGTCGAAATCGCTTTTTTGCGCGGGTACGACGTGGCCCGGTGTCTTTTTGTCTGAAGATCAGGTAGCACTTGATATTCTGAGCAGCAGAAAAGACGTAGATCCCGATCGTATAGGCTGTGGCGGACTTTCAGGCGGTGGTCTTAGAACTGTCTATCTCGGTGGGCTCGATCCACGGATCAAATGTGCAGTGTGCGTTGGTTTTATGACTACCTGGACCGATCTGATCCTTAATAAGTCTTTTAATCATACATGGATGACTTACACGCCACTTCTTCCACAGTTTATGGATTTTCCCGAAATACTTGGTTTGCGCGTTCCGATGGCAACTTTGGTTCAGAATAATAATCAGGATCAGCTGTATACTTTGCCTGAAATGAAGAAAGCGGATCAGATCTTAACAGAAGTATACAAGAAAGCGAAAGCGCCGGAAAAATATGCCGCGAAGTTTTACGACGGTCCGCACAAATTTGATGCGGAAATGCAGAAGGATGCGTTTGAATGGTTCGGGAAATGGCTGGCCTGA
- a CDS encoding acyltransferase family protein, with translation MEATPLTEETKPAEKQTIVSSRLASIDALRGFDMLMISGGGAFIFLLGGKTGILFIDAVAAQFEHPEWNGFTFFDFIFPLFLFLAGTSLAFSVSRGLAKGMQQSEIIKKTFVRMLVLIVLGILDKNAPIDIFDPANIRYGSVLGRIGLATFVVAIIYMNVKWEQRLYLAVGTLLLYYLALIIIPVPGYGSGDLSFEGNLVGWFDRSFMPGKLKQGSYDELALLTQFPAICLTLFGSLAGDILLGSITVNQKLKRMLLLGFSGIALGLVWNTVFPINKHLWSSSFIMLTAGMAFVMLTLFYWIIDVKGYQRWSFFFRVIGLNSLVIYMAVRFVNFNSSSKLLFEGFYKYAPEDWHEVYNALGGFVLVWLFLYFLYRNKIFVKV, from the coding sequence ATGGAAGCGACACCCCTGACAGAAGAAACCAAGCCAGCAGAAAAGCAAACAATCGTATCCTCGCGCCTGGCATCTATTGACGCATTGAGAGGATTCGATATGTTAATGATTTCCGGCGGGGGGGCATTTATTTTTTTGTTGGGTGGAAAAACCGGTATTTTGTTTATCGACGCTGTCGCTGCGCAATTTGAACATCCCGAGTGGAACGGTTTTACCTTCTTTGATTTTATATTTCCGCTGTTTCTTTTTCTTGCAGGTACTTCACTCGCATTCAGCGTTTCACGCGGCTTAGCAAAGGGTATGCAGCAATCCGAAATCATAAAGAAAACTTTCGTGAGAATGCTGGTGCTCATTGTACTGGGGATCTTGGATAAAAATGCTCCAATAGACATTTTTGATCCCGCAAATATTCGGTACGGTAGTGTCTTGGGAAGGATTGGATTGGCCACTTTTGTTGTGGCGATCATTTATATGAATGTTAAATGGGAGCAGAGATTATACCTTGCTGTCGGTACACTACTACTATATTACCTTGCATTGATAATCATTCCGGTACCTGGTTACGGATCGGGGGATCTGTCTTTTGAGGGCAACCTGGTCGGATGGTTTGACAGAAGCTTTATGCCTGGAAAATTAAAACAAGGCAGCTATGACGAATTGGCGCTTTTAACACAGTTTCCTGCGATTTGCCTCACGCTCTTCGGCTCCCTTGCCGGAGATATTTTATTAGGTTCAATAACTGTAAATCAGAAATTAAAGCGAATGTTATTACTCGGGTTTTCCGGAATAGCGCTCGGCTTAGTTTGGAATACGGTGTTTCCAATCAACAAACATCTTTGGTCCAGCTCGTTTATCATGCTGACAGCGGGCATGGCTTTCGTTATGCTGACTTTATTTTATTGGATAATAGATGTGAAGGGGTACCAGCGTTGGTCCTTTTTCTTCCGGGTAATAGGATTGAATTCACTGGTTATTTACATGGCAGTCAGGTTTGTCAATTTCAATTCCTCTTCCAAATTGCTATTTGAAGGTTTTTACAAATATGCACCTGAAGATTGGCACGAAGTATACAATGCGCTTGGAGGGTTCGTGCTGGTCTGGCTGTTCCTTTACTTCTTATACCGGAATAAAATTTTCGTTAAAGTGTAG
- a CDS encoding glucosamine-6-phosphate deaminase: MKIEVFENSVELGASAGAFVASLLRKKIAEKGFANIILATGTSQFQTLNQLTSEQDIDWSVVTMFHLDEYIGISEMHAASFRKYLRERFLSKVPQLKDAHLINGENDPGLEIARISELIQSRPIDIALVGIGENGHLAFNDPPADFETESPYLVVNLDDACRRQQMGEGWFESLSDVPQQAISMSIRQIMKSEYIVCSVPDERKATAVKDSLENGVSNLFPASILQQHANCTFFLDKHSATLLSNSAVIR, encoded by the coding sequence ATGAAGATTGAGGTTTTTGAAAACAGTGTAGAACTAGGCGCATCAGCCGGTGCTTTCGTAGCAAGCTTATTAAGAAAGAAAATTGCTGAAAAAGGGTTTGCAAATATCATTCTGGCAACCGGAACGAGCCAGTTTCAAACGCTGAATCAATTGACTAGCGAGCAGGATATAGATTGGTCGGTAGTTACTATGTTTCATCTGGACGAATATATAGGGATATCGGAAATGCACGCTGCCAGTTTCAGGAAATATCTTCGCGAGCGTTTCCTGTCGAAAGTACCTCAGCTGAAAGATGCGCACTTAATTAACGGAGAGAACGATCCTGGTCTGGAAATAGCCAGAATAAGCGAACTTATTCAATCACGTCCTATTGATATAGCATTGGTAGGTATCGGTGAGAATGGGCATTTGGCCTTTAACGACCCTCCGGCTGATTTTGAGACGGAAAGTCCCTATCTGGTGGTAAATCTGGACGACGCCTGTCGCCGGCAGCAAATGGGGGAAGGCTGGTTTGAAAGTCTCTCTGACGTCCCGCAGCAAGCAATTAGTATGTCAATCAGGCAAATAATGAAATCGGAATACATAGTGTGTTCGGTGCCAGATGAGCGAAAAGCGACAGCTGTGAAAGATAGCCTTGAAAATGGAGTCAGCAATCTATTTCCTGCTAGCATTTTGCAACAGCACGCCAATTGCACATTCTTTTTGGATAAACACTCCGCAACGCTTTTGTCTAATTCCGCAGTAATTAGGTAA
- a CDS encoding Gfo/Idh/MocA family protein: MKKRDFLKIAGLSGIGVTSSVEILVAGSHREPLVKVRKQEFNMSGYAAPKIDNVRIGYIGLGNRGAGAIKRMVHIENVQIKGVADILPEKANSAKQQLEQSGHRPDVYSGSADAWKKLCDRDDIDLIYICTPWDLHAPMAIYAMEQGKHVAVEIPAALTVDECWKLVEISEKTKKHCMMLENCCYDFFELLTLNMARQGFFGEIVHAEGAYIHDIFDSLFQKDKRFELWRLKENLRNGNLYPTHGLGPVAQVLDINRGDKMDYLVSMSSNDFMLQARAKELAEKDPYFKQYTDKSFRGNMNTTTIRTSKGRTIMLQHDVSSPRPYSRLHTISGTKGAAQKYPLSEDGSQGRISQGHEWLKASEFKELEAKYQPEIVKRVGELAKKVGGHGGMDFLMDWRLIDCLRNGLPLDQDVYDAASWSVIAPLSEWSVAHRSNSIDIPDFTNGAWKKNRQVDITLKGGGNTGVKS, from the coding sequence ATGAAAAAGAGAGATTTTTTGAAAATTGCTGGTTTGAGCGGAATAGGGGTGACTTCCTCGGTTGAAATCCTTGTCGCAGGAAGTCATCGAGAGCCATTGGTGAAGGTTCGTAAACAGGAATTCAATATGAGTGGCTATGCTGCTCCAAAGATTGATAATGTTCGCATTGGCTATATAGGTCTTGGAAACAGGGGTGCCGGTGCGATTAAAAGGATGGTTCATATTGAAAATGTGCAGATAAAAGGAGTTGCCGACATCCTGCCGGAAAAAGCAAACAGCGCAAAGCAGCAACTGGAACAGTCAGGACACCGCCCGGATGTGTATTCAGGATCGGCCGATGCCTGGAAAAAGTTATGTGACCGGGACGATATAGACCTTATTTACATTTGTACACCTTGGGATTTACATGCGCCGATGGCCATTTATGCGATGGAGCAGGGGAAGCATGTCGCAGTGGAAATTCCAGCCGCCCTTACAGTAGATGAGTGCTGGAAGCTGGTGGAAATATCTGAGAAGACGAAAAAGCATTGCATGATGCTTGAAAACTGCTGCTACGATTTCTTCGAGCTGCTTACATTAAATATGGCCCGCCAGGGTTTCTTCGGAGAGATCGTTCATGCTGAAGGAGCTTACATTCACGACATTTTTGATTCTCTTTTTCAAAAAGACAAAAGATTTGAATTATGGAGATTGAAGGAAAATCTTCGCAATGGCAATCTATACCCGACGCACGGTCTAGGGCCTGTTGCCCAGGTTCTAGATATTAATCGGGGGGATAAAATGGATTACCTCGTTTCGATGAGCAGTAATGATTTTATGCTGCAAGCAAGGGCAAAAGAATTAGCAGAAAAGGATCCATATTTTAAGCAGTATACTGATAAGAGTTTTCGTGGAAATATGAATACAACTACTATCAGGACGAGTAAAGGAAGAACGATCATGTTGCAACACGATGTATCTTCTCCCCGCCCATATTCAAGATTGCACACGATAAGTGGTACAAAAGGTGCGGCTCAAAAATACCCATTATCAGAGGACGGTAGCCAAGGTAGAATCTCCCAGGGGCATGAATGGTTGAAAGCATCCGAGTTTAAGGAGCTCGAAGCCAAATACCAGCCGGAAATCGTTAAGCGTGTTGGAGAGCTTGCGAAAAAGGTTGGGGGGCATGGTGGAATGGACTTCTTAATGGATTGGAGATTAATAGATTGTTTGAGGAACGGTCTGCCGCTGGATCAGGACGTTTACGACGCGGCTTCATGGAGCGTAATAGCTCCGTTGAGTGAGTGGTCAGTCGCTCACAGATCCAATTCAATCGATATTCCTGACTTCACAAACGGAGCCTGGAAAAAAAACAGACAGGTTGACATTACTTTAAAAGGCGGGGGAAACACAGGAGTAAAATCGTGA
- a CDS encoding LacI family DNA-binding transcriptional regulator codes for MNKKYATIKDIAKSLDISIATVSRALRNAYDVSSETRKKVLEEAERLKYRPNLNATGLVNSRTNKIGVIIPSIVNYYFSTVITGIQDHAIENDYQVILFLTNDSFAWELKIVRELSLTSLDGLLICLSSQTDDFGHFEELIKTEIPLVFFDRYSNSLQASRVIQDDYQGACTATEYLINCGFRKIAHITGPDNLTLVRSRSQGFLDTLSKYGLAYSVKIHSGFSQENGSQDITNLFKSIEVPDAIFAVNDRKAVGAILRLTEMGIRVGKDVGVLGFTNDPISEIISPKLSSIAEPAYDIGKKSCELLLKHIRKPNLPVEEIKLPTHLVIRESTGR; via the coding sequence ATGAATAAAAAGTATGCAACGATCAAGGATATCGCAAAATCACTGGATATCTCCATAGCAACGGTTTCGCGTGCACTGAGAAATGCCTACGACGTTAGTAGCGAGACACGAAAAAAAGTTCTGGAAGAGGCAGAAAGACTAAAGTACCGCCCTAATTTGAATGCGACAGGACTGGTAAACAGTAGAACAAACAAGATCGGCGTCATTATACCATCCATTGTCAATTATTACTTTTCCACCGTTATCACTGGTATTCAGGATCATGCTATTGAAAATGATTATCAGGTTATTTTGTTTTTGACTAACGATTCATTCGCATGGGAATTAAAGATTGTCAGAGAATTATCCCTGACAAGCCTTGATGGACTTCTAATCTGCCTATCGTCTCAAACCGACGATTTCGGTCATTTCGAGGAGCTTATAAAAACTGAAATACCCTTGGTTTTCTTTGATCGCTATAGTAACTCTTTGCAAGCTTCGAGGGTTATTCAAGACGATTATCAAGGCGCATGTACTGCAACGGAATATCTTATAAATTGCGGATTTCGGAAAATAGCTCACATTACAGGTCCAGACAACCTCACATTGGTCCGGTCAAGAAGTCAGGGTTTTCTTGATACCTTATCAAAGTACGGGTTAGCCTATTCTGTAAAAATACACTCAGGGTTTAGCCAAGAAAATGGCTCACAAGACATTACTAACTTATTTAAATCAATTGAAGTACCCGATGCCATTTTCGCGGTTAATGATCGTAAAGCCGTTGGCGCAATACTTCGCTTGACAGAAATGGGGATTAGAGTTGGAAAAGATGTTGGAGTTTTAGGATTTACCAATGATCCGATATCTGAAATAATTTCCCCTAAACTCTCTTCAATCGCCGAGCCGGCTTATGATATAGGAAAAAAGAGTTGCGAATTACTATTAAAACATATCAGAAAGCCGAACCTTCCTGTTGAAGAAATTAAATTACCTACGCATTTGGTCATTAGAGAATCCACTGGAAGATAA
- a CDS encoding ISAon1 family transposase: protein MDTRANDIWSIGRFYGVDGRALLRQYRDFQSGFKDWKQRGHAKKWLLYPENLGSHLSIDETSLSHGELYTILTNKSAKGGRGSIVAIVAGTKAEAVIEVLRKIPEPLRKKVSEITLDMAGSMSLIAKRCFPRAVRVTDRFHVQRLAVDALQDIRIKHRWEVLDQESDAIEQAKMSQNEYHPEILSNGDTIKQLLARSRYALYKKPNTWTDSQKERALLLFERFPDLKKAYELTIGLSNIFTTTTEKIYGLTRLAKWHEKVRQSGFKSFNTVARSIENHYKTIVNYFDNRSTNASAESFNAKIKAFRAQFRGVRNVEFFLYRLTQLYA from the coding sequence GTGGATACGAGGGCTAATGATATTTGGAGCATTGGTCGTTTCTATGGCGTTGATGGTAGGGCTTTGCTACGGCAGTATCGTGATTTTCAGAGTGGATTTAAAGATTGGAAGCAAAGAGGTCATGCAAAAAAATGGCTCTTGTATCCCGAAAACCTAGGATCTCATCTATCGATCGACGAAACCAGTCTTTCGCACGGCGAATTGTATACAATCCTTACCAATAAATCTGCCAAAGGTGGCCGTGGCAGCATTGTAGCAATAGTGGCTGGAACTAAGGCAGAAGCAGTGATTGAAGTACTTCGCAAAATCCCGGAACCACTGCGGAAGAAAGTGTCAGAAATCACCCTGGACATGGCGGGCAGTATGTCCTTGATTGCCAAGCGATGCTTTCCACGGGCGGTGCGAGTGACTGACCGTTTCCATGTTCAAAGACTCGCAGTTGATGCCCTCCAAGATATCCGGATCAAACATCGCTGGGAAGTCCTGGATCAGGAAAGCGATGCTATTGAGCAGGCTAAAATGTCTCAGAATGAATATCATCCAGAGATATTATCTAATGGCGACACCATTAAACAGCTACTGGCTCGAAGCAGGTACGCGCTATACAAAAAGCCCAATACCTGGACAGACAGCCAAAAAGAACGCGCCCTGCTTCTTTTTGAACGCTTCCCCGATTTGAAAAAAGCGTACGAGCTAACGATAGGGCTCAGTAACATCTTCACGACTACAACGGAAAAAATATATGGGTTGACCAGATTAGCCAAATGGCATGAAAAGGTCCGGCAATCTGGCTTCAAGTCATTCAATACCGTAGCCCGCTCGATTGAAAACCACTATAAGACAATCGTTAATTACTTTGATAACCGCAGCACTAACGCATCTGCCGAATCCTTCAACGCGAAAATCAAAGCGTTCAGAGCACAGTTCAGAGGGGTAAGAAACGTTGAGTTCTTCCTGTATCGCCTTACTCAATTATATGCTTAA
- a CDS encoding ISAon1 family transposase N-terminal region protein produces MESFLPLIELILPDFIIENYLLTHVEKSEERYHVYLEEKNYPEADPIKADLLSKGYFPTITLQDFPIRGHKVFLHIKRRRWLNTKTGKVVHRDWTEVAEGTRMTIEFADFLKEIGGYEG; encoded by the coding sequence TTGGAGAGTTTCCTGCCGCTTATCGAGTTAATCTTACCGGATTTTATAATTGAGAATTACTTACTGACCCATGTAGAGAAGTCAGAGGAACGTTATCACGTCTATTTGGAAGAGAAAAATTATCCAGAAGCTGATCCAATAAAGGCAGACTTGCTCTCCAAAGGTTATTTCCCCACCATTACCCTGCAGGATTTCCCAATTCGGGGCCACAAGGTATTCCTTCATATTAAACGTCGTAGGTGGCTCAATACCAAGACTGGCAAAGTTGTCCATAGAGACTGGACAGAAGTAGCAGAAGGCACGCGAATGACTATTGAATTCGCGGATTTTTTAAAAGAAATTGGTGGATACGAGGGCTAA
- the pdeM gene encoding ligase-associated DNA damage response endonuclease PdeM — protein sequence MQIEIRGEHFQLLTQKAIFWEETQTLLIGDLHLGKITHFRKEGIALPPNAIDNNFKRLNELVKNTGATRIIFLGDLFHSQYNAEWELFRDWRQQHHYIEMLIVIGNHDILPVSLFLEAALEVHLNDYEEGNFIFTHHPKVNPAPEKFVFAGHVHPVFTTYGKGRQSVRLPCFVVDKNQAILPSFGVFTGGFQMELLSNRKIYITTETAVFSVC from the coding sequence ATGCAGATTGAAATCAGAGGGGAACATTTTCAGTTATTAACACAAAAAGCCATTTTTTGGGAAGAAACGCAGACATTATTGATCGGGGACCTGCATTTAGGTAAGATTACCCATTTCAGAAAAGAAGGAATCGCGCTGCCGCCTAATGCGATTGACAACAATTTTAAAAGACTCAACGAGCTGGTAAAAAACACCGGCGCCACCCGCATTATTTTCCTGGGAGACCTTTTTCACAGCCAATACAATGCAGAATGGGAGCTTTTTCGTGACTGGCGACAGCAGCACCATTATATTGAAATGCTGATCGTAATCGGAAACCACGATATTTTACCGGTTAGTCTGTTCCTTGAAGCGGCGCTGGAAGTGCATCTGAATGATTATGAGGAAGGCAATTTTATTTTTACGCATCACCCGAAAGTAAACCCGGCCCCGGAAAAATTTGTTTTCGCCGGTCACGTGCATCCTGTTTTTACAACGTATGGAAAAGGCCGCCAGAGCGTGCGCCTGCCTTGTTTTGTAGTTGATAAAAATCAGGCAATCCTCCCCAGCTTCGGTGTTTTCACAGGCGGCTTTCAAATGGAACTGTTATCAAACAGGAAGATCTATATTACAACTGAGACGGCCGTATTTTCGGTTTGTTGA
- a CDS encoding ligase-associated DNA damage response DEXH box helicase, which translates to MTKSRGHTIAEQWFKNKGWKWAAFQKEAAAAYLAGKSGLVNAPTGSGKTYSLWVPILIRHINSLPAKEPKASSKEPKAKSKESKAKKGLQVLWITPLRALSKDLFRNMELAALEMNLTWRVGMRTGDTNAKDRSDQKKQMPDALIITPESLHILFAQKNNSELFKNLHTVVVDEWHELMGSKRGTQTELAIARLRHMNPNLQTWGISATIGNLNEAKQVLLGMRFPEENSVIVKANTDKKILVESIIPERVETLPWSGYMGTRLVDQVVQIVNQSSTTLLFTNTRSGTEIWYRTIIEKYPEFAGIMALHHASLDREIRDWVEEALHDERLKLVICTASLDLGVDFRPVDTVIQVGSPKSIARFIQRAGRSGHRPGVDSKIYFCPTNALELIEAVSLREGVARNILEDRPPVAHAFDVLAQWMMTLAVGEGFDEAELFEEVRDSYGYQYLNRQEWEWLLGYITTGSSSLTVYDEYKKVERVNGRYVVTSRRIALRHRLSMGTIVSETGIKVKLQSGKYLGTVEESFVTWMKPGDVFTFAGMTVEFIRIHEMTVSVKKAEGKKGFLVRWAGGRMPLSSQLSAFIRERLADAIENPFKEKELAKMQPLLELQAERSMIPKTDELLIEQCETREGHHIFIFPFEGRLVHEGMSIILAYRISKLSPITFSVAMNDYGFELLSDQYVDFEKILGETDLFSTKNLVDDIYQSVNATEMAKRKFREIAAISGLMFQGYPGKNVKTRQLQASSSLLFTVMSKYEDNNLLIKQAYQEVLTYQLEEVRMRQALDRIATQKIIVKKTPKPTPFSFPIMVDRLREQLTSEKLEDRIQKMIKQYSNAD; encoded by the coding sequence TTGACCAAATCCCGCGGACATACTATTGCTGAACAATGGTTTAAAAACAAGGGATGGAAATGGGCCGCATTTCAGAAAGAAGCGGCTGCTGCGTACCTCGCTGGGAAGAGTGGCCTGGTGAACGCGCCTACCGGCAGCGGAAAGACCTATTCACTATGGGTCCCGATCCTGATCCGGCACATTAATTCGCTTCCTGCAAAAGAACCGAAAGCCAGCTCAAAAGAACCGAAAGCTAAATCAAAAGAATCTAAGGCAAAAAAAGGGTTACAGGTACTTTGGATCACGCCTCTGCGCGCATTATCCAAAGATCTGTTCCGCAATATGGAATTGGCTGCACTGGAAATGAACCTGACCTGGCGAGTCGGAATGCGAACGGGCGATACCAATGCCAAAGACCGCAGCGACCAGAAGAAGCAAATGCCAGATGCATTGATCATTACCCCGGAAAGTCTTCATATTTTGTTTGCGCAAAAAAACAATTCGGAGCTGTTCAAAAACCTGCATACAGTTGTAGTCGATGAGTGGCACGAATTAATGGGTAGCAAACGCGGCACACAGACCGAACTCGCGATTGCAAGGCTCCGGCATATGAATCCAAACCTGCAAACCTGGGGAATATCCGCGACCATCGGTAACCTGAACGAAGCCAAACAGGTGCTGCTGGGAATGCGTTTTCCGGAGGAAAATTCGGTGATCGTCAAAGCGAATACAGACAAGAAGATTTTGGTGGAAAGCATTATCCCTGAGCGGGTTGAGACACTTCCATGGTCGGGATATATGGGTACGCGTTTGGTGGATCAGGTGGTTCAAATCGTGAACCAGAGCAGTACTACGCTGCTTTTTACCAATACAAGGTCGGGTACCGAGATCTGGTACCGGACTATCATTGAAAAATATCCTGAGTTCGCTGGCATTATGGCACTCCACCACGCTTCGCTCGACCGCGAAATCCGCGATTGGGTGGAAGAAGCCTTGCACGATGAAAGATTAAAACTCGTCATCTGCACAGCCAGTCTTGACTTAGGCGTCGATTTCCGGCCCGTAGACACGGTTATTCAGGTAGGCAGCCCGAAGAGTATTGCGCGGTTTATCCAGCGGGCCGGAAGGAGCGGCCACCGGCCGGGTGTAGATAGCAAGATTTATTTTTGCCCAACCAATGCGTTGGAATTGATCGAGGCGGTTTCGCTTCGGGAAGGAGTTGCCAGGAATATACTGGAAGACCGGCCGCCGGTAGCTCACGCATTTGATGTGCTGGCTCAATGGATGATGACGCTGGCAGTCGGAGAAGGTTTTGACGAAGCAGAATTGTTCGAGGAAGTGCGCGATAGCTATGGATATCAATACCTGAACCGGCAGGAATGGGAGTGGCTCTTGGGTTATATTACGACGGGCAGTTCTTCGCTTACGGTATATGATGAATATAAAAAAGTGGAGCGTGTCAATGGGCGCTATGTAGTTACCAGCCGGCGCATCGCATTGCGCCACCGGCTCAGTATGGGAACGATCGTTTCGGAAACGGGGATAAAAGTGAAGCTGCAAAGCGGAAAATACCTGGGTACCGTCGAGGAATCTTTTGTAACCTGGATGAAGCCGGGCGACGTTTTTACATTCGCAGGTATGACCGTTGAGTTTATCAGAATACACGAAATGACGGTTTCTGTAAAAAAAGCCGAGGGTAAGAAAGGATTTCTGGTTCGCTGGGCGGGTGGTAGAATGCCGCTTTCTTCGCAGCTATCGGCATTTATCCGCGAACGTCTGGCCGATGCAATTGAAAATCCATTCAAGGAAAAAGAACTTGCTAAAATGCAGCCGCTCCTGGAATTGCAGGCAGAACGCTCAATGATCCCAAAAACGGACGAGCTGCTGATCGAGCAATGCGAAACGCGGGAGGGGCATCACATCTTCATTTTTCCATTTGAAGGCCGGCTTGTTCACGAAGGTATGTCGATCATTCTGGCCTACCGAATTTCCAAATTGAGTCCTATCACATTTTCTGTCGCGATGAATGATTATGGTTTTGAACTACTCAGCGACCAGTATGTTGACTTTGAAAAAATATTAGGCGAAACGGACCTTTTTTCAACCAAAAACCTCGTCGACGATATTTACCAGAGTGTAAATGCAACTGAAATGGCGAAGCGCAAATTCAGGGAGATCGCGGCGATTTCGGGATTGATGTTTCAGGGTTATCCTGGAAAAAATGTAAAAACAAGACAATTACAGGCTTCCAGTTCGTTGCTATTTACGGTGATGAGCAAGTATGAGGATAATAATTTGCTGATTAAACAAGCTTATCAGGAAGTATTGACCTACCAGCTGGAAGAAGTGCGGATGCGGCAGGCGCTGGACCGTATAGCCACGCAAAAGATTATAGTCAAAAAAACACCCAAACCTACCCCATTTTCTTTCCCGATCATGGTGGATCGATTGAGAGAACAATTAACTTCGGAAAAACTGGAAGACAGAATCCAGAAGATGATCAAACAGTACAGTAATGCAGATTGA